AATTCAACCTGAGTCAGTTCAACAGAATTATTCTGATAACTCACAAACAAGGTGTTTTCGTCCAGTGTCAGTTGCTCAGACAGAGGCACGCTCGACCCGACCCGGCGTAAAATGGCTTTAACCCGGGCAACCACTTCTCTTGGACTATAGGGCTTGCAAACATAATCATCGGCCCCGACTTCAAGGCCCAGCAGCCTGTCTATTTCTTCGACTTTGGCGGTTGTCATGATGATCGGCACCATGGAGTGACGGCGCACCTCCTGACAGATCACGATACCGTCAACATTAGGTAACATCAGGTCGAGTAAAATAATATCGGGTTTAAAACTTTCCACGGCGGCCAGGGCGTCGGCGCCGTCATGCACCATATGGAGCTCATAGCCTGCCTGGGTGACATACTTGCCCAAAATGGTCGCAAGCTTTTGCTCGTCTTCTATGATCAGTACTTTTTGCATCTTCGGCGTTCACTTTCACCTTGGGTGTTCTCTTACCCAAAGCTAAGTGAAATCACTTGAATTTACAACCCTTTTAAGTAAAACGCATCACCACAGCCAAGCCGCCCAATTCACTCTCGCGCGCCGAAATTGTGCCGTTATGGGCCTGAACTATGCTGGTACAAATGGCCAGCCCAAGACCTGAGCCGCCCGAGACCCTATCTCTGGCCTGTTTAACGCGGAACAACCTGTCGAACAATTTATCCAGCAGCTCGGGGGCCACGCCGGGAGAACTATCTTCCCAGACGATCTCTGTTTGTGTGCCCTGCTGTTTAATGGTCACCCGAATTTGCCCTGGATTGTGCAACTCTGAATCGGTATAGCGCAGTGTATTTTGCATCAGATTACTAAACAGCTGCGTCATTCTTCTGTCGTCACACATCATCAGACTCTGTGTGTCGCCTTTAAGCTGATAGTCAAAGCCACGGTTGGCAAGCTGCGCCTGATGATTGCCAAAGGTTTGCTCGATCAGTTCGCCCAGACAATGTGATGACATCTGGTAGCTTAGTGAGCCTCTGTCCGACATAGAAAGCTGGTGCAAGTCATCCACCAGCTGGGTCAGGCGACTGATTTCTTCATGTAAGGACTGCAACTGCGCGGGATCTGTGTCTATCACACCATCGATCATGCCCTCCAGCTCAGCTTTAAACACGGCGATTGGCGTGCGCAGTTCATGGGAAATATCGGCAATCCATTGTTGTCGGGCTTGCTGGTTTTCACGCAGGGTCTCGGAGAGTGTATTCAAATCTCTTGCCAGCATGCCCAGCTCGTCGTTACTGTCGGGGTTTAAGTTGCTCTGATAATCGCCTCTTGCCAGGTTTTGTGCGGCGCGGCGCAGCGCCAGCACCGGCGCTACCAGAAAGTGGCTGAACGGGATAGCCAGTAAGCTCGACGCTATCAGGGCCACAATGGCAATGTACATAAACCAGTTTTTTTGTCGCTCTGCAAATAAGCTGTCAAAGCGATTGCTGATAACCAGACCATCTTCCAGACCCACGTACCCCAGCAAAGGAGACGATGAGGAGTCGGACTGATGTACGGGCTCCCATAACGTGGTTCTGGTTGTCGTCAGAGAGCCTATCACCTGCTCACCTGCGGCGTTTTTAAATACCAGACGACCACCCATGCTATCTGGGCGTCCTCTGGGGGGTCTGCGCTTTTGGTGAGGGTGAGCACCGCGCTCGCCTCTGGGCGGGCGATCAGCGCCGGGCTTTGGGCGTCTGTCGGTGTGATGCTGCGCCTGAGGGTCTTGCTCATTGCGCATGCCACGACCGTCCCGACCCGGCTCAGGACCCCGCTCAGTGAGCTCTGATGGTCTGCGCGGGCGCTGCATGACAGGACTGTCATAACTGTCATAAGACGGGGTCGCAGCGGCCGAATTGGCACTTCTGCCGTTCCCTCTTAGCTCGCTTACCAGTTGATGCCAGGCAGGATGACGAGGATATACCCAGTCGTCGCCATAGCGGGCAAAGTTATCACGAATACTTGGCATCAACGCAACCAGCCGGGCGCGGCTGTTTTGCTGAATATAATCACGAAAGCTCTTTTCAAATGCCGCCTGATTAGCAAAGTAAATCGCCATGATCAATACGGTGTTGACCAACAGCAAAATAGCCAGCAGCTTGTGCCGTATTGTCAGTTTCATGGTGTAGTTACCTCTGTGAACGGAATTCAGAACATGGGTTCGCAAATTTTTGCCTGATTATCGACGCTATTTTCTCGCCTCAAAATAGAACATCTAATTAAGCCAATTGGTGTAAGACCAGATGCTAATCAGTATGTAAGGTCATTGTGCAAATAGTGTGGAAGTGGCGACAAAAACTAACAAAACAGGAACACTCCTGCATGCCTGCTTGGATGGCTGGCTTGTCGGGTGCCAGACAAGCCAGGTTGCTAAGGTGATTAAAACAACTAATTAAACTGCACGATTTCCAGGCCCAGCATATAGCCATCGCCTTCGCTGTTATTACCGCACCGAATGACTTTCACATGGGCATTCAAAGGAGGAATAGAGCCGCCATGGCTGTCGATAAATACGTCCAGCATTTCATTCATTTCCAGAGGCTCGTCTACAATGATTGAAAGCCCCGTGGCACTTAAATCGTGGCAGGTGCCTTGCAGTTTATGACCCGTGGACAACACTGTTAGTTGTGCCTGGGTATTGACCATCATGCGCATAAAGCGCCGTTTATCCTCGTGTATCATGGCGTGCTCCACTCTTTATTATCATTGCTTGCCTGCAAAAAATTACCTGGGAATAATTTGCACCATATTCTTTATTTTTTCCGATAAGGATTGCATTGAAAAAGGTTTAACCACATAGGCATCGCAGCCCGCTTCAAAACCCGCTTGCTTCTCCTGCTCCGATTCAAGGCCTGACACCATAAGCACCGGAATGTCTCTGGTCTCTGGCGTGTTTTTCAGCATCCGGCACGTGTCGTAGCCATCCAGTCCGGGCATGCACACATCAAGCAAGATCACATCCGGCGGATCGGCTATCGCATTAGACAGACAGCTCTTGCCCGACTCAGCATAACTGAACTTAAATGCATCCGACAAAGCCATAGAGAGCATTTCAAAATTGAAATACTCATCGTCAACCACTAACACATGCGGCGTTTTCATCCTGCTCCCCTGTGTGGACATAGTCAATGCCGCTTCCTTTTCACAATCCAAAAATAGTTTCCTCTTAATAAGGTAATTGCCCCAATGCAAATTGCAAGTCAAAACACACTATTCGATCTCATTTAACGCATTGGTGATCCGTTTGGCCGAAATCGGATAAGGCGTTCCTAGTGTTTGAGCAAATAAAGACACCCGAAGTTCCTGCTGCATCCAGAAAATCTCATCAAGTGCCGCAGGCATAGGGATCCCTTTTGGTTGTTTGTTACATTTATCGGTATAGGCCGCCGCCACTTTTTCCAGTTCCAGTACACACAAGCGGTCGCGGTTAGGGTCAACAGGCAGTTTTTCCAGGCGTTTTTCAATGGCTTTCATATAGCGCAGTAAGTCTGGCAATTTGTGCGCCCCATGCTGGCTGACAAACCCTTTGAAGATCAGGCTTTCCAGCTGAGACTTGATATCTCCGTGCGCGGTGATCATGGTTAAATCAACCCGCCCTTTCATGCGCTTGTTGATGCTGTGCGCAATACTGAGCACCTGCTCTACCGCCGACGCAATATCTACCACTTTGTCTCCAAGCTCAGCCCGGACATATTCTTTGGCTTTTTCAAAGTCCTGCTCAGAGCGGATCGCGGTGTAATCTCCCAGTAAGGCATCTATTCCCGCTGCAGTACAATCGTCGATCAGGTCGTTAATTTTACCAAACGGATTAAAATACAGCCCCAGCTTTGCTTTATTTGGCAAATGCTGTTGTAAATATTTCACCGGTGAGGGCACGTTCAGCATCACCAGTCGACGCAAACCGAGGCGATGCGCCTGTTGTGCCTTTAGCGGATGGTCAAATAAACTGATTGAGGTGCTTTGCTTGTTATCTACCAGCGCCGGGAAAGCCTTGATCTCATAGCCGCCCTGCTTTTTGGTGTATTCCACAGGCAGGTCACCAAACGACCACTGCGTCAGCCCCTCCTGCTCTATGCCCTCTTCGGCCACCTTTGATAGCGTTTGCGTGACCTTGCCTTGTAATTTGGCTTTGAGTGCATCGAGGTCATAGCCATGCGCAATCACCTTGTTGTGTTCGTCCAGCACCTGAAACTGCATTTTTAAGTGCGATTCCAGTGCCCCGAGATCGAACGCCTCAGCGTCAACTTTAACCCCCGTCATACGCAACAAGCGATTGGCCAGGGCTTCAAGAAAACCGCCCTGCATCGGCTCTATGGCAGCAAGTACCGCATCGGCATAGTTGGGCGCCGGGACAAAGTTGCGTCGCAGACTTTTTGGCAGGCTCTTGATCAAAGAGCAGATCAATTCATGACGCAGTGCCGGAATATGCCAGTCAAACCCTTCATTAGCCACCTGATTAAGCAGTGGTAAGGGGATGTTCACCGTCACGCCGTCAACGGGCTGACCAGGCTCAAAATGATAACTCAAAGGCAACATCAGATTGCCCTGCTGCCACACGTCTGGATAATCCAGCGCCGTAATGTGTGACGCTTCGTGCTGCATCAGGGCATCTCTGTCCATATGCAAAAAGCGTTTGTCGGTTTTTTTCTTCTCTTTCCACCAGTGGTTGAACGCAGCCCGGTTATTGACATCGGCCGGGATCCGCTGCTCATAAAACGCCTGCATCATATGCTCATCAACCAGAATATCCCGGCGACGCGCTTTGTTTTCCAGATCCTGAATATCTTCAATCAGGGCCTGATTGTGCTTTAAAAAGGCCTCATTTTGACCCAGTTGCTGCGCGACCAGTGCTTCTTTAATAAACAGTTCGCGACACAGCGCTGGTTCAATCTGACTGTAAACCGTACGCTTTTTGCCAACTATGATGAGGCCGTACAGGGTTTGCTGTTCAAAGGCGATGACACAGCCCTGCTTTTTTTCCCAGTGTGGTTCACTGTAACTACGCTTAACCAGATGCTCCGCCAGCGGGGCAACCCAGTTAACATCAATCCTGGCATTAATGCGGGCATAGAGCTTACTGGTTTCTACCAGTTCAGCCGCCATCACCCACTTCGGACTTTTCTTAAACAGGCCAGAGCCCGGGAAAATATGGAACTGGCTGTTGCGCGCCCCTTTGTAGAATTTTTTCTCGTCTTTTTGACCTATGTGGCTCAACATCCCGCTGAGCAGCGCCTGGTGAATGGCTTCGAAGCTGGCGTCGTTGCCTGAGGCTTTGAGGCCCATTTCTGTACACACAGTGGTGAGCTGATAAACAATATCTTGCCACTCTCTGACCCGCATATAAGCCAAAAAGTCTTTCTGACATTGCTTTCTGAACTGGCTGCGACTGAGCGCTTCCTGCTGCTCCTCCAGATACTGCCAGAGGTTCAAAAACGCCATAAAATCCGAGTCTGGGTCTTCAAATCGACCATGCTTTTCATCCGCAGCACCGCGTTTTTCCTGCGGCCTTTCTCTGGGGTCCTGAATCGACAGTGCCGCTGCGATAATGATCACCTCACGCAAAGCACCCAAAGGAGCTGATGCCAGTACCATACGGGCCAGGCGCGGATCTATCGGTAAGCGGCTGAGCTTGCGTCCGGTCTGGGTCAGTGCGGTTTGCTCACGTCTGGCGGCAGGTTTAACGGCCCCCAACTCTTCAAGCAAGGTAACACCATCTGTAATGTTGCGGTTATCGGGTGCTTGCACAAACGGAAAACGCTTGATGTCACCGAGGCCCAGCGCCAGCATTTGCAAAATAACCGATGCCAAGTTGGTGCGCAGAATTTCCGGATCGGTAAATTCAGGTCGGCCAAGGAAATCTTCTTCTGAATACAATCGGATACACACACCTGCCGCAACCCGGCCACAGCGACCCATACGCTGATTGGCACTGGCCTGAGAAACGGCCTCAATCGGCAATCGCTGTACTTTAGTACGGGCGCTGTAGCGGCTGATCCGCGCCGTGCCCGGGTCGATAACATAGCGGATCCCAGGTACCGTCAGTGAGGTTTCGGCCACGTTGGTTGACAGCACAATACGACGATGGCTGTGGGCGGCAAAAATGCGATTTTGCTCGGCATTCGACAAACGGGCATACAAAGGCAGGATCTCAACCCCTTTGAGGTTACGCTTACTCAGCGCATCCGCCGTATCGCGAATTTCCCGCTCGCCATTCATAAAGATCAGGATGTCTCCGGGGCCTTCTGCACACAGCTCGTCTACGGCATCGAAGATCCCCTGTAGCTGGTCGTTTTCGGCTTCACTCTCATCCCCACTGGCATCAATCACGGGGCGATAGCGCACTTCTACCGGATAGGTACGGCCCGATACTTCAATAATGGGCGCGTTATTAAAGTGCTTGGAAAAACGCTCCGGATCGATTGTTGCCGAGGTAATGATCACCTTCAGATCTGGGCGCTTAGGAAGCAGGTTTTTCAGATAGCCAAGGATAAAGTCGATATTCAGACTGCGCTCGTGGGCTTCATCTATGATGATGGTATCGTACTGGTTCAGGTATCTGTCTTGCTGGATCTCTGCCAGCAAAATACCGTCGGTCATTAATTTGATATAGCTCTTATCAGAGACCTGATCGCTGAAACGGATCTTAAAGCCAACCTCCTGACCAAGCTCACAATTAAGCTCCTCGGCAATCCGGTTTGACACGCTGCGTGCGGCCAGACGTCGCGGCTGAGTGTGACCAATATAGCCATCAACACCACGGCCCAGTTCCAGACAGATTTTAGGTAGCTGAGTGGTTTTACCTGAGCCGGTTTCACCCGCTACTATCACCACCTGGTTCTCGGCAATGGCTTTTTTAATGTCGTCTTTTTTCTGGCTAACCGGCAGTGACTCGGGATATTGCACCTTCGGCAGTTCAGCCAGACGCTTTACTCTAAGCGTTTTGCTGTGCTCTATGTCACGCGTTATCTGAGTAAGTACCTTTTGTTGTTTCGCTTCGTCTTTTATTTTTTTGACGCCCTGAAGACGTTTTTTAAAGAGAAACTGATCCTTTTTGAGGCAATCCGCTATGTTCGAATACAACGACTGCAAATCCACTACACGACACCTTGTTACTGAGAAAATCGTCGCGTAGTCTAACAAAAAGCATGCAGTCAGCCCAGTCCCTTTGACGGGGGCTGTGTACTAAATTAGCGCAGGTAAATTCGTCTATACAACGAGTGGGCTGAACAAAGTACCAGGCACACCCGCCGATAGGTCTGGCGAGTAGTTCAACACTCAGACAAAGCGATGTCCCGATTCATAGGTATCGTGGAGGTGCTTATCAATGGCATAAAGCACATGAGTACGGCTGATCACCCCAACCAGCCGACAATCGCTGTCACAGACCGGATAAATTTTCGGCTTGTCCGCCGTCATTCTGTCTGCCAGTTTTAAAATGCTGTCATCCGGGCTGACACACAATGGCTCGGCATTCATTACATCAGCCACTATGCTGTGTGATTCGTTCTGATAAGTAGCTTCGAGCATAGTGCGGATACAATCTTGCTCGGATAAAAAGCCCACCACGCGTTGCATGTCATCAATCACCGGGCCTCCGGACTGACCACTTTGCAGTAATTTTTCCACTGCGGATTCGATGCGCATGTCCGCTTTAAAGGTCACCGGACGATGATTCAGATAGTCTGCTACTTTGACAGATTGCATATTTCATTCCCCTAAAAAAACACCAGCTTCATATTAAATAGTAGCTGGCGTTACAAAAATTGCCTAAGTTTGCAAACCTTAAGCACACTATTTAGAGGTGTCTTTGTCCTCAAAAATACCCACATAGGTAGGCTGAGTGTTGGACTTGCTGGCCCGATACATGCCCTTGGTGTTAAATGGCATACTGATATTGCCCTCGGCATCTAGAATAATCACACCGCCGGTTCCGCCCGCGCGTAACATAGGACCAAAAATTACGTCCTGCCCGGCTTGCGCCACGGATTTGTCCTGATACTGCACCCGCGCGCAGATATCAACGGCTACGTTATAGCGAATAAAGTACTCACCATGCCCGGTTGCTGACACCGCACAAGACTCATTGTCTGCAAAGGTCCCTGCGCCAATAATCGGCGAGTCACCAACACGACCAAATCGTTTTGCTGTCATACCGCCGGTCGAAGTGCCTGCGGCCAGGTTGCCCTGTTTGTCCAGCGCAACGGCCCCCACTGTGCCCATTTTATATTGCTGCGGCAACTGTTGATGCTGTGCCTGATAGTCTTTACTGCTCTGCTCGGCTTGATCCAGTTTCTTGCGCGCTTTTTGCCAGGCTTCATAACGATGCGGCGTGTCAAAATAGTCATTGTTAACAAACGACATACCTTCACGCTTGGCAAACTCCTCGGCGCCTTCGCCACTGAGCATCACATGCACCGATTTCTCCATGACCGCTTTGGCCAGCTCGATAGGATTTTTAACGTGTTTAACACCGGCAACCGCGCCGGCCTGACGGTCTCGTCCATCCATGATCGACGCGTCCAGCTCATGGGTCCCTTCATAAGTATAAACCGCACCTTTTCCGGCATTAAAAAACGGCGAATTTTCCAATATCTTAATTGCCGCAGTGATGGCATCCAGACTCTCACCACCTTGCTCTAACACGGCGTAGCCCTGCTCGACAGCTGACTGTAAAGTTTGTCGATATGCATGCTCCTGCTCGGGGGTAAATTTTGACCTTTCAATGGTGCCGGCACCACCATGAATAGCAATGGCAATAGGTGTCTCAGGTTCGACTGCAAAAGCGGGGTGTACCGCGCTCAGGGCGGCGAATAAGGCTGAGGTGATAAGTATACGGCGCATGTTGAGTTCCTGTTGTTCTTTTATTATTGAACCAAGTTGCCGGAACTGAATTTCGAATACAAAAAAAAGCGACAAAAAAAGCGCCCTTGGGCGCTTTTTAACAATAGAAAGTCATTATTGACTTAGCTTGCCTGACGCTTTGCTTTCAGACGAGCCAGACGGCCAACCTGATGTGTAGAAGTCAGGAAAGAGAAGATTGGTGCCAGGTAACCACGCTTACGTAGTTCCAGGTAAGCTTCGTCGCTCAGCTCGTTCAGCTTACGCTCGTCTACCAGGTAAATACCGTTGATGTCTTTCTTCTCACCAGCGATTTCAACTGTCAGAGTTTGTTGTACAAGTAGCTCTTTTTCAGCCAGATACTGAGTGAAAGCTTCAGTAACACGAGAAAACTCGATGTAGTTAACCAGTGCTTCTTTGCGGCGCTCCAGGTACTCAGTTTCTTTGCCATCTGCAAACAAGGCGTTGCCTTCTTCTTCACCTACCAACGGGCTGGCTTCGTCAATAACGATGCCGTACTGGTCTTGCTCTGGGTGCTTAACCAGACCAAACGGGTAACGAGATGCTGCCAGTGGTGCGATACCTGCAGTCCATTCGCCATCCTGTACAAACAGGTTCTCACCTGGCTCAAGGCCAAATAAAGCCACCGCCTGATACTGACCGCTTTCAGTGTTCTTAACAAATGCCATCGGGAATTCAGTCGCAACACGTGCAAACTCGTGTGCAACAACCGGGATCAAGTGCTGAGATTTCAAAAATTCTACGTTAATGCCATTTTTTACTTTGATGTTGGCATGTTTCTCGTTGTGTAAAGGCTGCACTTGTTGCTCCGCCATAATACTGCTCCGTTTTTTCATAAAGTTGTTATTTATATGTGTCCAAGGCTATAGCTTTTCAAGTTAAAAGAAAAGAAATATTGTGGTTAAATTCTTTGAAAGCCATATCTTGCTGCTTTTGCAACCAGCTTGCTGTGCGTTTCTAACATTGCTACAGCTTTTTGTTGTTGCTGGGACACCAGGTTAATCATACCTTCCTGTTGTGACACTTTTTGTGGCGAAGGATACTTGCACCGACTGGGATAGTTCATGCCGTATAAAACATAAAGGTGATTCTCTAGCCTGAATACATCTAAGCTACTGACAAAGTCATACTCATTCGGAATATCGCTTCGCCATAGTGCCAGTTTATGTTGCAGTGAATCCGGGATTGTTTCTAGGGCACGATTCATGCGCCAAAACTCGCTATCATCTCGATTGGAGATACAATAATGAAGTTTGATAAAATCAACAATTGACTGCCAGGTATGGGACATATGCTGATTAAATTGCTGCGCAATTGCCGGCATGTCCTCACGCTGCTCAGGTAACCGTTTTGAGAGCATCCTGGCGGCCAAATCAAACACCAGCAGCCCGGTCGCCTCCAGCGGCTCAACAAACCCTTGTGACAACCCAATGCCGATACAGTTTTTCACCCAGGCTTGCGCTCGATAACCCACCTGCATTTTTATCAACCGAGATTCGACAACGTCTTCAGATCTGCCAAGGTAAGCAGACAGATCACGATGTGCCTGCTCATGGCTGGTAAACTGATCGCTATAAACGTGGCCAACGCCTTTGCGGGTCTGCAATCCTATATCCCAGATCCACCCTGCCTGTTGTGCTGTTGAAATAGTATAAGGCGGCACCTCTTGCTCGCGCTCATAAGGCACCTGTGTGACCACCGCATGATTGGCAAAGAGCACGTCACTCTTATCAATAAAGGGGGTATTCAGCGCTTTGCCAAGTAATAAAGACTGGAAGCCACTGCAATCAATAAACAGGTCGCCCTCCAGCAGAGGGCCCTGCTTTAGCTGTAAGCCTGAGATGGACCCATCCAACGCCAGCTCTACCGACTCGACGTCATCTTGGATATACTTGACCTGACGGTTGTCAATGGCATGTTTGGCAAGCAATGCCGAGAATTTCCCCGCATCAAGGTGAAAAGCATAATTAATCAAACGCTCATATTCCGCATTGGTGATCAACTTAGGCGCTCTATTTTCTAATGCGATATGTGTTTGAATAGATACGCTTTGATCAAAGCGCTCCCTGGCCCCTGGTAGCTGATGCAGCCAGTACGGCAATAGATTAACCCCGTTGACATTGGGGTCGTCAAATGGGTGAAAATAGCAGTGGGGCTGCCCGTTAACAGGTTTGTTCCAGCCAACAAAATGGATACCATTTTTGAAGGTTGCGTCGCACAGGCGGAACATGTCCGACTCATGGATCCCAAACTTCTTCAGGCTATCGACAATAACAGGTACAGTGCCCTCTCCGACCCCTATTGTAGGAATACTTGGAGACTCAACCAATGTAATGACCACATCTTCGGACACATCTGCAGCCAAATGATTCGCAGCCAGCCAGCCCGCAGTCCCACCACCAACAATGACTATACGTTTAATTTTAGCTTCTGCATTATGCACAACTCACCTCACTACTATGCTAAAGACCACCACGAACAGGCAAGCGAATGATGGTATTCAAAGTTATGTCTGCCCCGCTCGCTTTCTCATAGGCATAAAAAAGCCCCACTATTTAAGCAGGGCTTTTCCAAACAACAAAATTAGAAACGTAAGTTTGCACCCAGTGCAATCTTGCGCTCACCCACATAGCTCCATGCAGGGAAGTTATGTTTCGTTTCTTCTTTCAACAGACCGTCAGAGCCAGAGATACCAATCTGATAGCTGTCTTCTTCAAGAATGTTTACAACTTCAAGTGTCAGGCTGATATTGTCATTCACCTGGTAATTACCAGTGAAATCAAGAGTACCGAAGTCCATGTGCTCACGTGAAGAGTAGAAACCCGTTTCACGGATCATAAACTCAGAACGCCAGTTATAGGCAAGACGTGCACCAAAGTCATCATTCTCATAGTAACCAACCAGGTTAACTGTGTGGTCAGAACTGTCAGAGAAACGGCCGATACGGTCATCGAAGTTTGTTTCTTCAGATGAGCTGTCTGCATACGTGTAGTTAACAATGGCACCAAAGCCGTTGTCAAACGCGTGCTGAAGCTGTAGCTCAAGACCGATTACATCACCACCGTCGCCATTTACACGGTTAACAATGTTCCACACGTCGCAGTTACATGCAGGATCTGTGATACCGATAGACTGGTTTGGCGTGGTTGATGACGTTACGAATGTCTCGATGTCTTTGTAGAAGAACGTCGCACTTGCGAAGTTACTGTCACCATAGTAGTACTCGTAAGACACGTCCAACTGAGTTGCTTTGAACGGCTCAAGACCTGGGTTACCAGTTACTTCCTGCTGGTCATTCGGGTTTTCATTGTCATAACCACTCAGGCTAGAACGTGCAAACACATCCTGGTAGTTAGGGCGGCTGATAACCTGTGCGATTGAACCTCTCAGGATAGTGTCTTCATCCAGGTCGTACGCAATGTTAAAGCTAGGCAGGATATCTGAGTAATCCGCTTCTTTGTTAGACAGCGTCTTAGATTTCAGTGCGTTACCGCCGTAGAAGTTACCTGAATCTGTGATACCTGTCACAGTGATGTCTGAACCATAGTAGTCACTGTTTACATCTGTAGAGATGTAACGCAGACCGAAGTTACCACGATAGTTTTCGCCACTGAAGTCAGCCATTACGTAAAATGCAAAGTTTTCTTCTTCAAGCGCGGCATAGCCACTGCGGTCACGTACATATTCGCTAAAGTTCTGCGCAGTATGATTGAACATCGCATCCAGATGTGGACCTGGGATAGTGATATACTCGAAGCCCGCTTCGTTTACACCATTACCATACAGCTGTGCCGGTGCGATATCGGCAATACTAGCAATCACGCTAGTTGGGTCATTTGCATCACTTAGGATCGGCGCGCCATTTGCGTCACGCTGGATGTTTGCCAGACCTTTAAAGTTATCTTCCTCAACCTTGTGGTTGGTAAAGCGTGCACCTACGTGAACAGCTGTGACGATGTCATGGTCAAGCATGAACTTGGTATCAAGCTGTGCATAGGTCTCTTCATCTGTATTAGGCTGATTGCGCACTGCCCACGCAGCAACAGCAGGATTGCCCTCGTTCCAGTGGCCAACGCGATAATCGTTTTCTTTCAGCTGAATTTTGATGCGCTTGCCGGTCATGTCGATCATACCGTAGCGGTCTTCATGGGAACCAATCAAACCACCATAGTTTGTCTGTGCCTCTGTACCACCGGTTGCTTCTGAGCGACCAATACGGCCGGAGATTTCAAACGTGTCGCGCT
The Pseudoalteromonas viridis DNA segment above includes these coding regions:
- a CDS encoding PilZ domain-containing protein; translated protein: MIHEDKRRFMRMMVNTQAQLTVLSTGHKLQGTCHDLSATGLSIIVDEPLEMNEMLDVFIDSHGGSIPPLNAHVKVIRCGNNSEGDGYMLGLEIVQFN
- a CDS encoding ATP-binding protein, with product MKLTIRHKLLAILLLVNTVLIMAIYFANQAAFEKSFRDYIQQNSRARLVALMPSIRDNFARYGDDWVYPRHPAWHQLVSELRGNGRSANSAAATPSYDSYDSPVMQRPRRPSELTERGPEPGRDGRGMRNEQDPQAQHHTDRRPKPGADRPPRGERGAHPHQKRRPPRGRPDSMGGRLVFKNAAGEQVIGSLTTTRTTLWEPVHQSDSSSSPLLGYVGLEDGLVISNRFDSLFAERQKNWFMYIAIVALIASSLLAIPFSHFLVAPVLALRRAAQNLARGDYQSNLNPDSNDELGMLARDLNTLSETLRENQQARQQWIADISHELRTPIAVFKAELEGMIDGVIDTDPAQLQSLHEEISRLTQLVDDLHQLSMSDRGSLSYQMSSHCLGELIEQTFGNHQAQLANRGFDYQLKGDTQSLMMCDDRRMTQLFSNLMQNTLRYTDSELHNPGQIRVTIKQQGTQTEIVWEDSSPGVAPELLDKLFDRLFRVKQARDRVSGGSGLGLAICTSIVQAHNGTISARESELGGLAVVMRFT
- the hrpA gene encoding ATP-dependent RNA helicase HrpA gives rise to the protein MDLQSLYSNIADCLKKDQFLFKKRLQGVKKIKDEAKQQKVLTQITRDIEHSKTLRVKRLAELPKVQYPESLPVSQKKDDIKKAIAENQVVIVAGETGSGKTTQLPKICLELGRGVDGYIGHTQPRRLAARSVSNRIAEELNCELGQEVGFKIRFSDQVSDKSYIKLMTDGILLAEIQQDRYLNQYDTIIIDEAHERSLNIDFILGYLKNLLPKRPDLKVIITSATIDPERFSKHFNNAPIIEVSGRTYPVEVRYRPVIDASGDESEAENDQLQGIFDAVDELCAEGPGDILIFMNGEREIRDTADALSKRNLKGVEILPLYARLSNAEQNRIFAAHSHRRIVLSTNVAETSLTVPGIRYVIDPGTARISRYSARTKVQRLPIEAVSQASANQRMGRCGRVAAGVCIRLYSEEDFLGRPEFTDPEILRTNLASVILQMLALGLGDIKRFPFVQAPDNRNITDGVTLLEELGAVKPAARREQTALTQTGRKLSRLPIDPRLARMVLASAPLGALREVIIIAAALSIQDPRERPQEKRGAADEKHGRFEDPDSDFMAFLNLWQYLEEQQEALSRSQFRKQCQKDFLAYMRVREWQDIVYQLTTVCTEMGLKASGNDASFEAIHQALLSGMLSHIGQKDEKKFYKGARNSQFHIFPGSGLFKKSPKWVMAAELVETSKLYARINARIDVNWVAPLAEHLVKRSYSEPHWEKKQGCVIAFEQQTLYGLIIVGKKRTVYSQIEPALCRELFIKEALVAQQLGQNEAFLKHNQALIEDIQDLENKARRRDILVDEHMMQAFYEQRIPADVNNRAAFNHWWKEKKKTDKRFLHMDRDALMQHEASHITALDYPDVWQQGNLMLPLSYHFEPGQPVDGVTVNIPLPLLNQVANEGFDWHIPALRHELICSLIKSLPKSLRRNFVPAPNYADAVLAAIEPMQGGFLEALANRLLRMTGVKVDAEAFDLGALESHLKMQFQVLDEHNKVIAHGYDLDALKAKLQGKVTQTLSKVAEEGIEQEGLTQWSFGDLPVEYTKKQGGYEIKAFPALVDNKQSTSISLFDHPLKAQQAHRLGLRRLVMLNVPSPVKYLQQHLPNKAKLGLYFNPFGKINDLIDDCTAAGIDALLGDYTAIRSEQDFEKAKEYVRAELGDKVVDIASAVEQVLSIAHSINKRMKGRVDLTMITAHGDIKSQLESLIFKGFVSQHGAHKLPDLLRYMKAIEKRLEKLPVDPNRDRLCVLELEKVAAAYTDKCNKQPKGIPMPAALDEIFWMQQELRVSLFAQTLGTPYPISAKRITNALNEIE
- a CDS encoding CBS domain-containing protein, giving the protein MQSVKVADYLNHRPVTFKADMRIESAVEKLLQSGQSGGPVIDDMQRVVGFLSEQDCIRTMLEATYQNESHSIVADVMNAEPLCVSPDDSILKLADRMTADKPKIYPVCDSDCRLVGVISRTHVLYAIDKHLHDTYESGHRFV
- a CDS encoding response regulator, which encodes MQKVLIIEDEQKLATILGKYVTQAGYELHMVHDGADALAAVESFKPDIILLDLMLPNVDGIVICQEVRRHSMVPIIMTTAKVEEIDRLLGLEVGADDYVCKPYSPREVVARVKAILRRVGSSVPLSEQLTLDENTLFVSYQNNSVELTQVEFVLLQTLVAHPGRIYNRSRLMDNIYDDDRIVSDRTIDSHIKKIRKKLSQLSPDSEFIHSIYGAGYKYELIN
- a CDS encoding response regulator, encoding MSTQGSRMKTPHVLVVDDEYFNFEMLSMALSDAFKFSYAESGKSCLSNAIADPPDVILLDVCMPGLDGYDTCRMLKNTPETRDIPVLMVSGLESEQEKQAGFEAGCDAYVVKPFSMQSLSEKIKNMVQIIPR